One region of Polynucleobacter sp. Adler-ghost genomic DNA includes:
- a CDS encoding DUF5655 domain-containing protein, with protein MDLYRLTKNKKLELIETTKFDLEKDIQSVIENHTQELFNLQFVKSEFSINGYRLDTLCFNQETNSFVIIEYKNTNSYSVVDQGFTYLSTMLNNKSDFVLEYNEVTGTNLKRDQIDWSQSRVIFVSPSFSQYQKDSVNFKDIPFELWEVKKYSDDLVGLKQLTSNSRQSMKGLEKSKDKVLSEVEVFDEDSVFQKSSKNVQKLYEEIKEKMSTWNDVSFNSKKNYVSVLRGNKVKIYLIPQKNQLKFDMVRRIDFKGNVQSIPIKFTLDDPKNIFKLLVNEYKEIYTLSIDDNKNLDYILLLMKQKFDS; from the coding sequence ATGGACTTATACAGACTAACTAAGAATAAGAAATTAGAGTTAATTGAAACTACTAAGTTCGATTTAGAAAAAGACATTCAATCTGTAATAGAAAACCATACCCAAGAACTTTTTAATCTTCAGTTTGTAAAAAGTGAATTCTCAATCAATGGATATCGTCTAGACACTCTCTGTTTCAATCAAGAAACAAATTCATTTGTAATTATCGAATATAAAAACACTAACTCGTATTCCGTAGTTGACCAAGGATTCACATATCTATCAACGATGTTGAATAATAAATCCGACTTTGTATTGGAATACAACGAAGTTACAGGAACAAATTTAAAACGAGATCAAATTGACTGGTCTCAATCAAGAGTAATTTTTGTATCACCTTCATTTAGTCAATATCAAAAAGATAGTGTGAACTTTAAAGACATCCCTTTTGAACTATGGGAAGTTAAAAAATATAGTGACGACTTAGTAGGTTTGAAACAACTCACAAGTAACTCACGTCAAAGTATGAAAGGTCTCGAAAAATCGAAAGACAAAGTATTGAGTGAAGTCGAAGTATTTGATGAAGATTCTGTATTTCAAAAAAGTTCAAAGAATGTTCAAAAATTATATGAAGAAATAAAAGAAAAAATGTCAACGTGGAATGATGTTTCTTTTAACTCAAAGAAAAATTATGTTTCAGTTCTAAGAGGTAACAAAGTTAAGATTTATCTAATTCCACAAAAAAATCAACTCAAATTTGATATGGTTAGAAGAATTGATTTCAAGGGAAATGTTCAATCTATACCAATCAAATTTACTCTTGATGATCCAAAGAATATTTTCAAGTTACTAGTCAATGAATATAAAGAAATTTATACACTTAGTATTGATGACAATAAAAACCTTGACTACATTCTTCTGTTGATGAAACAGAAATTTGATTCTTAA
- a CDS encoding recombinase family protein, which translates to MSKRVCIYVRVSTTKQTVENQIQVLREYSDRCGYHITQIYSDNGISGSKGRQDRPGLDQMLKDGVQRKFEMVLVWSVDRLGRSVTHLVEVMNELNELKIDLYFNQQSIDTSTSSGRMIFGIFGCISEMERSLISERVKSGLDRAVSQGKKLGRPTKMNEGMKSAVKLLREKGMGIKQISKQLQIGVGTVYSVL; encoded by the coding sequence ATGTCTAAACGAGTTTGTATCTATGTTCGAGTATCTACCACCAAACAGACTGTAGAGAACCAAATACAGGTTCTTAGAGAGTATTCAGATAGATGTGGGTACCATATCACTCAAATCTACTCAGATAACGGTATATCGGGTTCTAAGGGACGTCAGGATCGTCCTGGACTGGATCAGATGTTAAAAGACGGTGTTCAGAGGAAGTTTGAGATGGTTCTAGTGTGGTCTGTGGACAGATTAGGTCGTTCAGTCACTCATTTGGTAGAAGTCATGAATGAACTCAATGAACTCAAAATTGACTTGTATTTCAATCAACAGTCGATTGATACGTCTACATCGTCAGGTCGGATGATTTTTGGAATCTTTGGTTGTATCTCTGAAATGGAAAGAAGTTTAATTTCGGAGAGAGTGAAAAGTGGATTGGATCGAGCGGTCAGTCAAGGAAAGAAACTCGGACGTCCAACAAAGATGAATGAAGGAATGAAAAGTGCGGTCAAGTTGTTGAGAGAAAAGGGAATGGGTATCAAACAAATCTCAAAACAACTTCAGATTGGAGTCGGAACTGTTTACTCGGTACTTTAA
- a CDS encoding DUF2878 domain-containing protein, with amino-acid sequence MAKFWNFVLFQIGWFACIIGAANEQVLWPVIGTLFYLVIHIWRSEHSKLELKLIFKAVIFGVSADTLIANLGFLYFKDAWPSAYLSPFWMWTLWALVASTINGSLSWLRGRPWLGAVLGAIAGPMSYEAGIRMGAGSWGPNGQLGGMVLLAIIWGGAMPLFFHWHSRHVSEGLIQKQ; translated from the coding sequence ATGGCTAAATTTTGGAATTTCGTGCTTTTCCAAATCGGTTGGTTTGCCTGCATTATTGGCGCTGCTAATGAGCAGGTTTTATGGCCCGTCATTGGCACCCTTTTCTATCTTGTCATACACATTTGGCGCTCAGAGCACTCAAAGCTAGAGCTAAAGCTAATATTTAAGGCGGTTATATTTGGAGTGAGTGCTGACACACTTATAGCTAATTTAGGCTTTCTGTACTTTAAAGACGCTTGGCCTAGCGCCTACTTATCCCCATTTTGGATGTGGACCCTATGGGCATTGGTAGCTAGCACTATTAACGGATCTTTATCCTGGTTGCGTGGCAGACCATGGCTGGGAGCGGTCTTGGGGGCAATTGCGGGTCCAATGTCTTATGAGGCTGGTATTCGTATGGGCGCAGGTTCATGGGGGCCCAATGGACAGCTGGGGGGAATGGTGCTCTTGGCCATCATTTGGGGGGGTGCTATGCCACTCTTTTTCCATTGGCATAGTCGTCATGTCAGTGAGGGACTAATTCAAAAGCAGTAA
- a CDS encoding TerC family protein: MDFSAFSDASFWAALLSIIVANILLSGDNAVVIALASRNLPPAQQKKAIFWGSAAAIILRVVLTITAVALLTLPYLKIVGGLLLLYIGIQLLSDSGGEEHMEAKTSIWAAIRTILIADLVMSLDNVLAVAAAAQKGPQETQLLLLIIGLGMSIPLIIFGSAMLLKVMERFPIIITLGAGLLGLLAGGMLVDDPAIKDSIQEALGDAKLAFEVIGIVIVILVGTYFKKKNAAQEAH; encoded by the coding sequence ATGGATTTTTCAGCATTTTCAGATGCAAGCTTTTGGGCGGCATTACTTTCAATCATCGTCGCTAATATCTTGTTATCAGGTGACAACGCAGTGGTGATCGCACTGGCGTCACGCAATCTCCCGCCAGCTCAGCAAAAAAAGGCAATCTTTTGGGGTAGTGCTGCGGCTATTATTTTGCGTGTTGTCCTTACGATTACTGCAGTTGCTTTATTAACGCTGCCATATTTAAAAATCGTTGGCGGCTTGCTATTACTTTATATCGGCATTCAGTTGTTGTCCGATAGTGGCGGCGAAGAACACATGGAAGCCAAGACCAGTATTTGGGCGGCTATTCGTACGATTTTGATCGCAGACTTAGTGATGAGTTTGGATAACGTTTTAGCGGTTGCAGCAGCAGCTCAAAAAGGCCCACAAGAGACTCAACTCCTGTTGTTGATTATTGGTCTAGGTATGTCTATTCCGCTAATCATATTTGGTAGCGCCATGTTACTGAAGGTAATGGAGCGTTTTCCGATCATCATTACTTTGGGTGCGGGCCTGTTGGGCTTGTTAGCTGGCGGTATGTTGGTGGATGATCCAGCAATTAAAGACAGTATTCAGGAGGCGCTGGGCGATGCGAAGTTGGCTTTTGAAGTCATCGGTATAGTAATTGTTATTCTTGTTGGCACCTATTTTAAGAAAAAGAACGCAGCTCAAGAAGCGCATTAA
- a CDS encoding surface-adhesin E family protein, producing MLNKILLTILLLVSTSSYSQVSNQDILNRLDEMEFEREMDKLKRENDRIDRETDRINREILKSNGVGGNQNSRNPDLYFLGNKETRSFYIIKSMIKKSKYDYIYFQLFVNSSVPQYKNNITYYSRLLGGHMYCQLPTFLVLSDTYFSEENLFGREVILDDQPKKFTSDGFKTDPILVNIKKYLCR from the coding sequence ATGTTAAATAAAATACTTCTCACAATTTTATTACTGGTTTCCACTTCATCTTACTCACAAGTAAGTAACCAAGATATTTTGAATAGACTTGATGAGATGGAATTTGAACGAGAGATGGATAAACTCAAAAGGGAAAACGACAGAATTGACAGAGAAACAGACAGAATTAATAGAGAAATTTTGAAATCCAATGGTGTAGGTGGTAATCAAAATTCTCGAAATCCAGATTTATATTTTCTTGGAAATAAAGAAACAAGGTCTTTTTATATAATTAAGTCAATGATAAAAAAAAGTAAGTATGACTATATTTATTTTCAACTATTTGTAAATAGTTCCGTTCCTCAATACAAAAACAATATAACTTACTACAGTAGACTTCTTGGTGGACATATGTATTGTCAACTACCTACTTTTCTGGTCTTGTCTGATACTTATTTTTCTGAAGAAAATTTGTTTGGAAGAGAAGTAATATTAGATGACCAACCTAAGAAGTTCACATCAGATGGGTTTAAAACAGATCCAATTCTTGTAAATATAAAAAAATACCTCTGTCGTTAA
- a CDS encoding M48 family metalloprotease — MGISFFRRILATQLILSLAWPSAGFVYAAGPAPSSITGDVSVQGESAALQNLGRAVQSPDARSSNLPSRNAPLSQPSFVLPDMGDPGGDSLSRMDEKKYGEMIMRQIRPDPDYSNDLPIYDYLNQMERRLLQAAKRLQLGGANEQGSGAYNFEVFAVKDSSINAFALPGGFIGFHTGLLVSAETDSEVASVMGHETGHVLQRHLARQMDRQTTNTMIALAGILLGALAASRNPGAASGLMQGGQAVAINNQLSYSRDAEREADRIGFQILAASGYDVNGAPGFFQRLQKATGIMDSGVPSYVRTHPLTTDRIADMQDRARNIASKNVPTAVEFYFIKARARMEQSGSSSQMYDLKNTFEGLSKQSAPGKQMEGVYGLSLVAQKQGKLDQAAGYLQQARNLANSASAPGSPILRQSLSLDITASELALARGKGDEALQIAQATLKAFPQSYAAGAAMMNAYLKLGRTSDAINWLKARTRLQPNEVVWWSMLSNAYDQAKNVPMRHYALGEKYALEGAWPSAIEQLKIARSSGGADFYQASSIDARLREMQKQYQEELKEQGKNMPS, encoded by the coding sequence ATGGGTATATCGTTTTTTAGACGAATCTTGGCTACTCAGCTCATTCTGAGTTTGGCCTGGCCAAGTGCTGGATTTGTCTATGCAGCTGGACCTGCACCTTCCTCGATAACAGGGGATGTGTCGGTGCAAGGGGAGTCGGCTGCCTTGCAAAACTTGGGTAGAGCGGTCCAGTCGCCTGATGCTCGCTCCTCAAATCTGCCATCACGCAATGCACCTCTTAGCCAACCCAGTTTTGTGCTCCCGGATATGGGTGACCCAGGTGGCGATAGCTTGAGTCGCATGGATGAGAAAAAGTATGGCGAAATGATCATGCGGCAGATTCGTCCGGATCCGGATTATTCGAATGATTTACCGATCTATGACTATTTAAATCAAATGGAGCGACGCTTATTACAGGCGGCAAAACGTCTGCAATTGGGCGGTGCGAATGAGCAGGGTAGTGGCGCCTATAACTTTGAGGTATTTGCCGTTAAAGACAGCAGCATTAACGCATTTGCATTGCCAGGTGGGTTTATTGGTTTTCATACGGGATTGCTGGTAAGTGCTGAAACAGATTCAGAAGTAGCTTCTGTTATGGGTCATGAGACCGGTCACGTATTGCAACGTCATTTGGCTCGCCAGATGGATAGGCAGACTACCAATACGATGATTGCCCTCGCTGGCATATTGTTGGGTGCCTTAGCTGCCTCACGTAATCCGGGCGCTGCTTCTGGCCTCATGCAGGGTGGTCAAGCAGTAGCAATCAATAACCAACTCTCCTACTCAAGAGATGCTGAGCGCGAGGCTGATCGGATTGGCTTTCAGATTCTGGCGGCGAGTGGCTATGACGTCAATGGTGCCCCAGGTTTTTTCCAGCGCCTACAAAAAGCGACAGGCATTATGGATAGTGGTGTGCCCTCTTATGTACGCACCCATCCATTAACCACTGATCGTATTGCGGATATGCAAGATCGTGCTCGTAATATCGCGAGTAAAAATGTACCTACGGCAGTAGAGTTTTATTTCATCAAAGCACGTGCTCGCATGGAGCAGTCTGGAAGCTCTAGCCAGATGTATGACTTAAAAAATACCTTTGAGGGATTGAGTAAACAATCAGCCCCTGGCAAACAAATGGAAGGTGTTTATGGGCTTTCGCTCGTTGCACAAAAACAAGGGAAGTTAGACCAGGCTGCTGGCTATTTGCAACAAGCTCGTAATTTAGCAAATAGCGCTAGTGCACCAGGATCGCCCATTTTGCGCCAAAGCCTCTCCTTAGACATTACAGCTTCCGAGTTGGCATTGGCCAGGGGAAAAGGTGATGAGGCTTTGCAAATTGCTCAAGCTACTTTGAAAGCTTTTCCACAATCCTATGCTGCTGGAGCGGCGATGATGAATGCGTATCTGAAACTAGGTCGTACCAGTGACGCTATCAACTGGTTAAAGGCGCGCACAAGATTGCAGCCAAATGAAGTGGTTTGGTGGAGCATGCTTTCTAATGCTTATGATCAAGCTAAAAATGTGCCGATGCGTCATTACGCCCTCGGAGAAAAGTATGCGCTTGAGGGTGCATGGCCATCTGCTATCGAGCAACTCAAAATTGCCAGATCTTCTGGTGGAGCAGATTTCTATCAGGCTTCTAGTATTGATGCACGTCTTCGTGAAATGCAAAAGCAATATCAAGAAGAATTGAAGGAGCAGGGCAAAAATATGCCTAGCTAA
- a CDS encoding DUF2946 family protein — protein sequence MDWCLMDEQVLRSLIKWPNVPHCFGWLVLDRRGQWRMRDEFSQANQLAGNVIRHTTLNEYISRNYAHDSLGRYFFQNGPQRVFITLDATPFIARIIPSASGPELLTQCGTEIKPQGVLSDEKGNIYITGLFQQTFSDQVDSAVFTKTESLSVALLHDHDLDLFSEQSQVNEDACSFRGFWQWKGNQLPIEPIHSRELAHRFNFIKAPSE from the coding sequence ATGGATTGGTGTCTCATGGATGAGCAGGTTCTTCGATCACTAATCAAGTGGCCAAATGTCCCGCACTGCTTTGGCTGGTTAGTCCTTGATCGTCGCGGTCAATGGCGCATGCGTGATGAATTTTCCCAAGCCAATCAACTAGCTGGGAATGTAATTCGCCATACAACCCTGAATGAATATATCTCCAGAAATTACGCACACGACTCTTTGGGTAGATATTTTTTCCAGAATGGGCCGCAACGGGTTTTTATTACACTAGATGCTACGCCCTTCATTGCTCGAATAATTCCGAGTGCAAGCGGTCCTGAGCTATTAACCCAATGCGGCACAGAAATAAAACCACAGGGTGTCCTAAGTGATGAAAAAGGGAATATCTATATCACTGGATTATTTCAACAAACATTCTCTGATCAAGTCGATAGCGCGGTATTTACAAAAACAGAATCTCTATCTGTTGCACTCTTGCATGATCATGATTTAGATCTCTTTTCGGAGCAATCTCAGGTCAATGAAGATGCTTGCAGCTTTAGAGGCTTTTGGCAATGGAAAGGCAATCAACTGCCCATTGAGCCTATTCACTCTAGAGAATTAGCTCATCGCTTTAATTTCATTAAAGCACCAAGCGAATAA
- the sucC gene encoding ADP-forming succinate--CoA ligase subunit beta, translated as MKIHEYQGKELLRQFNVPVPNGIPAFSVDEAMKAAEKLGGPVWVVKAQIHAGGRGKGGGVKLARSMDEVKKYASEILGMQLKTHQTGPEGQKVNRLLIEDGADIKKEYYFSIVTDRGTQKNVIMASSEGGMDIEEVAESHPEKIIKVFVDPLIGLTDADCQIIAKGIGVPDASIPMASDVFKNLYKTYWETDASLVEINPLILEGNGKIKALDAKFNFDPNALYRHPEIMAYRDIDEEDAAEIEASKFDLAYISLDGNIGCLVNGAGLAMATMDTIKLFGGEPANFLDVGGGATAEKVTEAFKIMLKNKSVEAILVNIFGGIMRCDVIADGVVTACKAVNLTVPLVVRMKGTNEELGKKILADSGLPIISADSMAEAATKVVAAVAKNK; from the coding sequence ATGAAAATTCACGAGTACCAAGGCAAAGAACTACTACGCCAATTTAATGTGCCTGTTCCAAACGGCATCCCTGCATTTAGTGTTGATGAGGCAATGAAAGCTGCCGAAAAGCTTGGCGGACCAGTATGGGTTGTTAAAGCACAAATTCATGCGGGTGGTCGCGGTAAGGGCGGCGGTGTGAAGTTAGCCCGCAGCATGGACGAAGTGAAGAAGTACGCTTCTGAAATTTTGGGGATGCAGCTGAAAACTCATCAAACAGGCCCAGAAGGTCAAAAAGTAAATCGTCTCTTGATTGAAGATGGCGCTGACATCAAAAAAGAGTACTACTTTAGTATCGTCACAGATCGTGGCACACAGAAGAATGTGATCATGGCGTCCAGCGAAGGCGGAATGGATATTGAAGAGGTTGCAGAATCTCATCCGGAAAAAATTATTAAAGTGTTTGTTGATCCCTTAATTGGTTTGACGGATGCTGATTGTCAGATTATTGCGAAAGGCATTGGTGTTCCAGATGCTTCAATTCCAATGGCAAGCGATGTATTTAAAAACTTGTACAAAACCTATTGGGAAACCGATGCTTCATTAGTGGAAATCAATCCACTCATTCTTGAAGGCAACGGCAAAATCAAGGCGCTTGATGCCAAATTCAATTTTGATCCAAATGCTTTATATCGTCATCCAGAAATCATGGCTTACCGTGATATAGATGAAGAAGATGCAGCCGAGATCGAGGCTTCTAAGTTTGACTTAGCCTACATTTCACTTGACGGTAATATCGGTTGCTTAGTGAATGGTGCAGGCTTGGCAATGGCAACGATGGACACCATTAAATTATTTGGCGGAGAGCCAGCAAACTTCTTGGACGTTGGTGGTGGCGCAACTGCGGAGAAAGTAACAGAAGCTTTCAAGATCATGCTCAAGAACAAGAGCGTTGAAGCAATTTTGGTGAATATTTTCGGCGGCATTATGCGTTGCGACGTGATTGCCGACGGTGTCGTTACAGCGTGTAAGGCAGTGAACTTGACTGTACCTTTGGTCGTGCGTATGAAGGGTACCAATGAGGAGTTAGGCAAGAAGATTCTTGCAGACTCTGGTTTACCAATCATTAGCGCCGATTCAATGGCAGAAGCTGCTACTAAGGTAGTTGCTGCTGTTGCGAAAAACAAATAA
- a CDS encoding regulatory protein RecX, translating to MSELGSTIQKKKKQSPSLKARALRLLSMREYSRKGLAAKLEESATRMLKFRSAEEDSDEVAPSTSTSLTVQIEAVLDDFETRGWLSDQRFAEALVRRRSERFGARKIQDELTQAGIDSSKTADLLKTLKETEYQRAHELWLRKFGVVASEQKERARQYRFLASKGFSLAVVSKIVAGRPD from the coding sequence ATGTCAGAGTTAGGTAGTACTATTCAAAAAAAGAAGAAACAAAGCCCGAGTCTCAAAGCTCGGGCTTTGCGCCTTTTATCTATGCGAGAGTACAGTCGCAAGGGGCTAGCAGCAAAACTTGAAGAGTCTGCGACAAGGATGTTGAAGTTCAGGTCTGCCGAGGAGGATTCTGACGAAGTTGCACCAAGCACTTCCACTTCCCTCACTGTTCAGATCGAGGCTGTCTTAGATGATTTTGAGACGCGCGGCTGGCTTTCCGATCAGCGATTTGCGGAGGCTCTTGTACGACGTCGTAGCGAGCGATTTGGCGCCCGAAAAATACAGGACGAGCTCACACAGGCAGGTATCGATAGCTCAAAGACTGCGGACCTTCTCAAGACCTTAAAAGAGACTGAATACCAGCGTGCACATGAATTGTGGTTGCGTAAGTTCGGTGTAGTGGCAAGCGAGCAAAAGGAACGGGCTCGGCAATATCGTTTTCTGGCTTCCAAGGGCTTTAGCTTAGCCGTGGTATCTAAGATAGTGGCAGGGCGTCCAGACTAG
- the sucD gene encoding succinate--CoA ligase subunit alpha, with amino-acid sequence MSILVNKNTKVITQGITGKTGQFHTEKCQEYANGKNCFVAGVNPKKAGESIFNIPIYGTVKEAAQQTGATTSVIYVPPPGAAAAIWEAVEADLDFVICITEGIPVKDMLEVRNKMHAKEAAGGKKTLLLGPNCPGIITPDEIKIGIMPGHIHKKGRIGVVSRSGTLTYEAVGQLTAVGLGQSTAVGIGGDPINGLKHIDVMRMFNEDPDTDAVIMIGEIGGPDEAEAARWCKANMKKPIVGFIAGVTAPPGKRMGHAGALISGGADTADAKLAVMEECGFKVTRNPSEMAALLKAML; translated from the coding sequence ATGTCTATTTTGGTAAATAAAAATACTAAAGTAATTACTCAAGGTATTACTGGTAAGACTGGCCAATTTCATACAGAAAAGTGTCAGGAATACGCTAACGGTAAAAACTGTTTTGTTGCTGGCGTTAATCCTAAAAAAGCTGGTGAGTCTATTTTCAATATTCCAATTTATGGAACAGTAAAAGAGGCCGCCCAGCAAACTGGTGCCACCACTTCTGTAATTTATGTCCCACCTCCTGGCGCTGCTGCTGCCATTTGGGAAGCTGTTGAAGCCGATCTTGATTTTGTGATTTGTATTACTGAGGGCATTCCAGTTAAGGATATGTTGGAAGTTCGTAACAAGATGCATGCAAAAGAAGCTGCCGGCGGCAAGAAGACTTTATTGCTTGGCCCAAATTGCCCTGGAATCATTACTCCAGATGAAATCAAAATCGGCATCATGCCTGGCCATATTCATAAAAAGGGCCGTATTGGTGTAGTGAGCCGTTCAGGTACTTTGACATATGAAGCCGTTGGTCAACTGACAGCGGTTGGTTTAGGTCAGTCCACAGCGGTAGGTATTGGTGGCGATCCAATCAATGGTCTGAAGCACATTGATGTGATGCGCATGTTTAACGAAGATCCAGATACGGATGCAGTTATCATGATCGGCGAAATCGGTGGTCCAGATGAAGCTGAAGCAGCGCGCTGGTGTAAGGCCAATATGAAGAAGCCTATTGTTGGCTTTATCGCTGGTGTAACAGCGCCTCCTGGTAAACGTATGGGCCATGCCGGCGCATTGATTTCTGGCGGTGCAGATACAGCGGATGCAAAGCTTGCTGTGATGGAAGAATGTGGCTTTAAGGTAACTAGAAACCCATCAGAAATGGCTGCTTTACTTAAAGCCATGTTGTAA
- the moaC gene encoding cyclic pyranopterin monophosphate synthase MoaC, with product MNKLTHFDASGQAHMVNVGDKPHTHRIAVATGKITMLPETFDMIKAGTHKKGDVLGIARIAGIQASKKTSDLIPLCHPLALTHVSLEFVLNEDTSSITCQVRAETTGPTGVEMEALTAVQVALLTIYDMAKAVDRGMVMGDVHLLEKSGGKSGEWKA from the coding sequence ATGAACAAACTAACTCATTTTGATGCCAGCGGCCAAGCCCATATGGTCAACGTTGGCGATAAGCCTCATACCCACCGAATTGCCGTTGCTACAGGCAAGATCACCATGCTCCCAGAGACCTTTGACATGATTAAAGCGGGCACCCATAAAAAAGGAGATGTTTTAGGTATCGCCCGAATAGCTGGTATTCAGGCATCTAAAAAGACCTCTGACTTGATCCCTCTTTGCCACCCTTTGGCACTGACCCACGTCAGCCTGGAGTTTGTTCTAAACGAAGACACTAGCAGCATTACTTGCCAAGTCAGAGCTGAAACAACCGGTCCCACTGGCGTTGAAATGGAAGCCCTCACCGCAGTTCAAGTTGCCCTTCTCACAATCTACGATATGGCCAAAGCTGTTGATAGGGGCATGGTGATGGGCGATGTCCACCTGCTAGAAAAGAGTGGTGGTAAATCTGGGGAGTGGAAGGCTTAA
- the recA gene encoding recombinase RecA has protein sequence MALDDKRKSASSEFDGMSGDKQKALTAALAQIEKQFGKGSIMRLGDAEIHQDIQVVSSGSLGLDIALGVGGLARGRVIEIYGPESSGKTTLTLHAIAEMQKIGGTCAFIDAEHALDVQYASRLGVDVNNLLISQPDTGEQALEIADALVRSGSIDLIVIDSVAALVPRAEIEGDMGDSLPGLQARLMSQALRKLTGAIKRTNTTVIFINQIRMKIGVMFGSPETTTGGNALKFYASMRLDIRRIGSIKKGDEVVGNETRVKVVKNKVSPPFREAIFDIMYGAGISREGEIIDMGVEADIVEKSGSWYAYNGDRIGQGKDNVREFLKENPAIAQDIEAKIRAKLGVKTGTAIVSDVLSEEEEA, from the coding sequence ATGGCCTTGGACGATAAGAGAAAATCAGCCTCATCCGAATTTGACGGAATGAGCGGAGATAAGCAAAAAGCGTTGACTGCAGCCTTAGCACAAATTGAAAAGCAATTTGGTAAGGGCTCAATCATGAGATTGGGTGATGCAGAGATTCATCAGGACATTCAGGTAGTTTCCAGTGGTTCATTGGGCTTAGATATTGCACTTGGAGTGGGTGGTTTAGCCCGCGGGCGCGTCATTGAGATTTACGGCCCAGAATCTTCAGGTAAGACCACGCTAACTTTGCACGCGATTGCGGAGATGCAGAAGATTGGTGGAACTTGTGCCTTCATTGATGCGGAGCATGCTTTAGATGTTCAGTACGCCTCACGTTTAGGTGTAGACGTGAATAATTTATTGATCTCTCAGCCGGACACTGGTGAGCAAGCCTTGGAAATTGCGGATGCCTTAGTGCGCTCAGGTTCAATTGATTTAATCGTAATTGACTCAGTAGCAGCATTAGTTCCAAGAGCTGAGATCGAAGGCGATATGGGCGACTCATTACCAGGCCTCCAAGCCCGCCTGATGAGTCAAGCTTTGCGTAAATTGACTGGCGCGATCAAGCGTACCAATACAACAGTCATCTTTATTAACCAGATTCGCATGAAAATTGGTGTGATGTTTGGTTCACCAGAAACTACAACTGGCGGCAATGCACTGAAGTTCTACGCTTCTATGCGCTTAGATATTCGTCGCATTGGTAGCATCAAGAAAGGCGATGAAGTAGTTGGTAATGAGACTCGCGTGAAAGTAGTCAAGAACAAGGTATCCCCACCATTCCGCGAAGCCATCTTTGACATCATGTACGGCGCTGGAATTTCTCGAGAAGGTGAAATTATCGATATGGGTGTTGAGGCAGATATCGTTGAAAAGTCAGGTTCTTGGTATGCCTACAACGGTGATCGTATTGGACAAGGAAAAGACAATGTGCGAGAGTTCTTGAAAGAGAATCCTGCCATCGCTCAAGATATTGAAGCCAAAATTCGTGCGAAATTAGGAGTAAAGACTGGCACAGCAATAGTCAGTGACGTTTTGAGCGAAGAAGAGGAAGCGTAA
- a CDS encoding pilin, whose amino-acid sequence MPMQDQQQESGFTLIEVMVVVAIIGILVAVAVPQYQDYIARSRIVEGMNLSSSAKLAVTEAFASRGTVLMDEATSGSFTFVPTRSVKLIEITPSGAIAIDFQNNVAPDNKNTLHLIPTNDPDANVPKAIDLSKPEGSIWAGGWSCRSSETNLLPQLLPSECRISK is encoded by the coding sequence ATGCCTATGCAAGATCAACAACAAGAATCCGGTTTTACCTTAATCGAGGTGATGGTTGTCGTAGCCATCATTGGTATTTTGGTTGCCGTTGCGGTTCCTCAGTACCAAGATTACATTGCACGTAGTCGCATAGTAGAAGGCATGAATCTATCTTCAAGTGCAAAATTGGCTGTGACAGAAGCATTTGCTAGCAGAGGTACAGTGCTGATGGATGAAGCAACTAGCGGTTCATTTACCTTTGTGCCAACGCGCAGTGTGAAGTTAATTGAGATTACACCTTCAGGCGCTATTGCCATTGACTTTCAGAATAACGTTGCGCCAGACAATAAAAATACATTACATCTTATTCCGACAAATGATCCAGATGCCAATGTTCCCAAAGCAATTGATTTATCTAAGCCAGAAGGATCGATTTGGGCTGGTGGATGGTCTTGTCGCTCCTCTGAAACGAATCTGCTACCTCAACTGTTACCTTCAGAGTGCCGTATCAGCAAATAA